The stretch of DNA CAAATTTCTACCCATAGACAATTCATTTTACATTATTCAATTCATCCCAACCCAACAGACACCAAAACATTAGCGACTCATTTACTGGGTTTTGAAGAAAGCTATCATAAAGCTCCCAAAGAGCTTGTTGCTGATGCTGGTTATGGCTCAGAAGAAAATTACAACTTGTTAAAATCTAAGAAAATAAAAGCTTATGTTAAATATAATTACTTCAGAAAAGATCAGAAATCGGGACAAATAACCACTTCACAAAACAATCCTAAATTGGCAAAAATCAGAGAAAAGGTTTTCAAACTTCTTAATACCAGCAAGGGCATCAAACTCAGAAAACAAAGATGCCATGATGTTGAACCTGTTTTTGCAGAGCTCAAACACAACAAAAATTTTAAACGATTCATGCTTCGGGGAAAAAATAAAGTCGAGGTAGAAATCGGCATACTCGCAATTGCCCACAATCTAAAGAAAATGTCAAAAGCAGCCTAAAACAGACTGCTTTTTTGACTTATATCTTCTTTTTTCCAAGATATTTTTTTTATTCAAAATATCGAAATCTTTTTTCAATGAAATACTAAAAAGAGACTGTCCTTTTGAGACAGCCTCATTATTTCCAATCCTTTAGCTAATGCCACCCAGGCCAGCGTTTATGGGCAGGAAAAGATCTTTGCAGAAAAGGCGCTGGAAAATTCTCCTCTGGATAGAATACTGGAACAGAAACAGGTGGGTAATGCCTGGAACACAAAACCGGTAAAGTTTGACTATGGAACCAATACGGCTACAGAGGTCAGAAAATATGTGACCACAACCACTTTCATGGAAGGAAGAACGAATTCCATCTTAAAAGTGGCAGCCAATGATGGGAACTCTGCAAGTGGGTTTTATAAAGCCAATCAATTGTATAAAAATTCAGTAAAGGATGAAGATGGCAATGAAACCATAGAGTTTAAAAATGGCCAGGGCCAGACTCTTTTAGTCAGAAAAGTAGTAGGAGCCGGTCAGAATGCAGATACCTATTATATCTATAATGAATATAACCAATTGGCTTTTGTCCTTCCTCCCGAAGGATCTAATGCTGCTAAAAGCCTAGGAGTAGGTGTCCAGTTTTTAGATGGCTTTTTGGTTAATCATTGTTATCAGTATCATTATGATGGAAAAAACAGATTGGTACAAAAGAAACTTCCGGGTAAAGAATGGGAGCATATGGTGTATGATAAAGCAGACCGGCTGGTCTTTACACAGGATGCAGTCATGCGCCCTACTTCAAAATGGCTTTTTATCAAATATGATAAGCTGGGAAGGGTAATCATGACAGGAATTGTACCTGGAGGAAACAGAGTTGAAATGCAGAATATGATTGGAGGTAATGTGATAACAGAGAACAGAGTTACGACAGCGTTTACCAAAAGCGGAATGCCGATCTATTATACCAATGATCATTTTCCTTACTTTGAAACAGCACACTCAGTTAATTACTACGATACCTATCCTCCGGGATCTCCTGCAGTAACCAATGTTTTTAATTATCAGCTTCTGACCGACAATCCTTCACAGGATCGTAGCACCAAAGGATTACCTTTAGCCTCGTATATTAAAAATATAGAAGATGATGCCTGGACCCGAAACTTCACCTGGTATAATTCCAAAGGTCAGGTGATGGGAAGCAGAAGTATTAATCATTTGGGAGGATATACCATTCTTAACCATCAGCTTGATTTTTCTGGCACACCTCTTAGAATCAGTACTTACCATAAAAGGTTGGCTGGTGATGCCGAAAGACAGATACACGAATACTTCACCTATGACCATCAGAACAGACTTCTGATGCATCGGCATAAGGTAGGTTCCAATCCTCTTGAGATTTTAGCCCAGAATAAATACAATGAGCTCTCCCAATTGGAAAGTAAGAAAGTGGGTGGAGTAAGTGCTGCTGCACCGCTTCAGCAGGTAGATTATCAATACAATATCAGGGGATGGTTGACTCATATTAATGATCCTGCTAACCTGGGAACTGATTTGTTTGGGTATAAAATAAAATACAACCAGGTAGAAGGACTACAAACTCCGAATGTTAACTTTTCTAATCTGAAGGTACTCCCTAAGTTTAATGGAAATATTGCTGAAGTTGACTGGAAGACGGCATCTTCTCCTAATGATAATTTAAGAAGATATGGGTATGTATATGATGGTTTAAATAGATTACTGGCAGGATTTTATCAAAGAGATACCAATCCATCAGCAAGAGAATATTTTGAAAAGATGGATTACGATCTGAATGGAAATATTATCAATCTCAAAAGATCAGCCAATATCCAATCTGGAAATACTGCAGTATTAATTGATGATCTTAACTATCAATATATAGGGAATAGGTTGCAGTCAGTAACTGATATAGTTCAGAATTTAGATGGCTATCCAGGTGGAGGAAATACAATTAGCTATGACTTGAATGGAAACATGATTAAGCATTTGGATAAAGATATAATATCAATAAAATATAATCATCTTAACCTCCCCAATGACTTTACCGTTAATCTCGAAAATGTATCACAAACAACCAAATATATTTATCGATCAGATGGGACAAAAGTTAGAAAGCTATTTAGAAGTGGAGGTAGAGGTGGCACTAAAATAGTGGATTACTTAGATGGCTTTCAATATGAAGAAGGTATTTTTTTTCCATCACACACATTATACTTGTCACCAACTTCTGAAGGTTATTATGATTACCAAGAAAATCGTTATATTTATCAGTACAAAGATCATTTAGGGAACGTGAGAGTAAGCTATGTAAGGGATTCAAATACACAAACTTTAAAGATCTTAGATCAGAACGATTATTATCCATATGGAATGAACCATTTAAAGTATGAAAATTCGTTCTCCGCTGGAATTAATTATAAAAACTATCAATATAACGGAAAAGAGTTACAAGAGATGAAAATGTATGATTATGGCGCTAGATTTTATATGCAAGATATTGGAAGATGGGGTGTTGTGGATCCGCTGGCTGAGCAAATGCGTCGTCATAGTCCTTACAATTATGCGTTCAATAATCCAATAAGATTTATTGATCCGGATGGAAGGAAAGTAAAAGATTGGTACCAGAATAATCTAACTCAAAACATTGAATGGCATAATGGTAGTGCTGAATTAGATGGTTATACTAACTTAACAGCTATAAATAATACAAGAGTGCTTGGCGTTGAAAATGGACAAACGGTTCAGGAATTTAATTTAAATCCTGATGGTTCTTTTACAGCAGATGGGCAATTATTTAATAACGGTGATTCTGCTCCCACATTAATAGGTACTACAATTACAAGTAAACCGGGTTTTGATCTTGCAAAATGGTTATCGCATTTAGGGAATCAAGGTGGAAACTTTTATGCAAACCTTGGAGGGGCGGCTCCTCAGGAATATAACAATCCTTTCTTTAGAGGGGATATAGATAAAATAGTTGATGCTGGAGGTTACTTTGGAGGAATGGCTAACAGTTTAAGTAGAGGAAATGACTGGAAAGACCTCATGGCTTATAGGGTGGATATAATGGCATTAGGAGATTTGGCATTTTCAGCTGCGGGATCAACAAACAGTTCTTCAAATGCTGTAGCAGCAAACCCCGATACACTTAGTTTTTATGGTTCCCAAGCAGTTGGTCTTAATATTTATAGAGGATCTGGAGACAGAATAACTGGTGTTGGTGTTAAAACTCAGGATGTTTATAAAACTAATATGTCAAGAAGTCAAAAGGATTCAATGATAAATCGAGTTAATGCTGATGGTGCTAAATATGATAGAAAATCGGATTCTGTATTAAGAAGAATAATGAAGTCAAGATAATATGAAAACTAAAATAATTTGTATACTAATTTTATTCATTATTTTTTCTTGTAAAAATGATGAAACTAAAAGTTTTAAAGAAGAATTAACTCAATCTATTCAAAGAAAAATTAAACAAGAACTTAAACAAGACGGTTCTTCTTTAGAATCAATTCAGCTTGTAAAATTAGATACTTTAAAAGAATGGCAGGAGGCTGACCTCTTATTGCAATATTCTACTCAAAGATTGATAATATTAAATAAACAGCAGCAACAATTATCAAAAGAGCTTGACAATGTTAAAACAGTTAAGGATTTTGAACAAGTTGAGTTAAAATATGCAAAAGTGAAAGATAGTATAAACCACGAAATAAAAATTACAGAAAGTGTAAGTCATCTGGAACCGAAAAAAGATAAAACGGGTAATTATCAGGCTATTTTTCTTTTAAAAGTGTTTGAAAAAAAATCCAACACAGTTAAAAACGATTCATTATTTATGTATGTAAATGACAAAAAAGTAATATTTACACAACCACAATTTATTGAACAGTGTATTAAGAAGTTTAATAAAAATTAATATTCTATCTCACGAATTTGTAATCCGTGACAAAACAATAACAAAGAGGCTGTCTCAAAAGGTAAAATAATACTCTGAGAATCTCCTAAATGGCAAAAGTTGTCAGACAGGAGTCCGAGAGGTGGGATACTTTTGAGGCAGCCTCTTTTGTGTTTTCTTGAGCTTAAGTAGGGATAATTTCCGATAGAAAACACATGTGTATAACAATAATTTTTCAACTTTATAAAGGTTCCTCCATAGCTTTAAATCAAGTTTTCACGGAAAATAGTTTTTAGCTATTGCTCATAGAGAAAATATGGACTTTAAAAAGCATGAACATGCTTATGTAGAAAGGGACATTGTAAGGAATCTCCCAGCTGGAAAATAAGAAAGTAGGTGGAGTAAGTGCTGCTGCACCGCTTCAACAGATAGATTATGCATACAATATCAGGGGATGGTTGACGGATATCAATAAAGATCAGATGACCGTTCCCAACTTAGGTGGAAAATTATTTTCCTATAGAATTAAATATAACCAGAAGGATGGTGTTACCAACCCATCCCCTTCATTATTTGCTGGAAAAGATGTAAAGCCTAGATTCAATGGAAATATTGCTGAAGTAGACTGGCGGGCTGTTGAAAGTTTAGGCGCCAATCCTCCCATTACTCCGAAAAGATATGGCTATGCTTATGATGCATTAAACAGATTGACGGCAGGTTATTACCAAAACCCCAATAATCCTAACAGTAGAGAAAATACAGAATCCCTGTCTTATGACCTGAACGGGAATATCACCAACCTTTACAGGACTTCTGTCATTGAGAATAATAATACGCCTACCGTCATTGACAACCTTACTTATACCTACAGCGGAAATCAGGCAACAAAAATCAAAGATGACAGCGGAAACAAGACCGGTTATGAAGGTATAGAAGGCTGGCCTATTGAATATGATTTGAATGGGAACATGAAAAATATGAGGGATAAGCAGATTACAGGAATTGGATATAATTACCTGAGTCTTCCCAATATTATTAACATCGATTTGGGTCAAGTAACCACAAATATCAAAACAAAATACCGTGCTGATGGTGTAAAACTGAGAAAAGAAAACATTAGAACTTCTACAGGTTTTGCGGGAACAGATACGAATACACAGGAGACTGATTATCTGGATGGCTTTCAGTATTTAAAAAGTACTTCTACGAGCTCAGGAGGGGGTGGAGTTTCGGAAATGATACTAAGCAGAGCATACGAACCCGAGGCATTTTCCCCAATAAGAGAACCTGAAAATGAAGCCGGTCCTTATGAAACTCTGATTACTGCTGACCTAGCAGTTCCCACATTACAGTTCATTCCAACAGCAGAAGGTTTTTATGACTATATAAAAAATCAGTATATTTATCAGTATAAAGATCATTTAGGAAATGTAAGAATAAGTTTCGGAAGAAACAGCGCAGGCGCTCTTGAATTGACGGATGCCAACGACTATTACCCCTTTGGAATGAACCATTTGAAAACCGGTAATGCTTATTTCGGAGCAAGCTCATATAAAAACTATAAGTATAATGGCAAGGAGCTGCAGGAGACGGGAATGTATGATTATGGAGCGAGGATGTATATGCCGGATATTGGAAGATGGGGAGTTGTCGATCCGTTAGCAGAAGCTTCAAGAAGATTACCCCTGCTGGCGCGAATTTCACGCTCGTTCCCGAATAAAGTAATCAATAATTTATAAATCAATCTGATAAATTAATACTTTTTGGATTACCTAAATAAATTGAAGAGTTAAATATACAACTGCCGCTTCATAAAAATGAGCGGCAGTTTTGTTTTTAATACCATCCTCTTCTGGCAGCATTGATAATGGATCCTAAGTTAAGAACCAAAGTATATCGTATTCTTTTAGCATAATCTTTAAAACCTGGTTCAAAGCCCAATGAAGATTGAATAGGAAAGAAGATTTCGACGAAGTCCGGAATCAGCCTTAACTTTATTCCGCTATCCCAGATAAACTGAGTTGGATTATTTTTGTTTTTATAAACTCCGGCATCTGCGTAGACATGAAATATTTTCCATACACTGGTATCCACATTGAAGGAAGTAATCCACTGATTTACGGTTCCTGGGATGAAAGATTTAAAACCCCCGTCAGCCAGAATAAACTGTTGGGATAAAAAACCGCTATTGGCACTTTCACCTAAAAGGTTGTAAGAAAAAGAATAATTGGATACTCTTGAGATTCCGTAATCAAATGTATTGTTTCTGGTATCGTTTCTGACAAAATATCCGGCAAACAGTCGGAGACTGAGCTTTTGCTTTGGTGCGAATTCCCATCTGTAAAAGCCTTCTGCCGTGATTTTATTAAAATCTTCCATCCCCTGGGCGCTAACACTCAGACTTTTTTCGTGGATCATCTGGTTATCCGTATATCCATATCCTATACTCCACAGGTTATATTTATCATAGTCTCTATTGGCAATCCTTAAAGGGTTTAGGTCCCTTTCAAAATAATTATAAGAAATACTGACTCCTCTTCCTACTGTACTTCGTGGGTTTTTTCTAAAGCTGATATTCGAAAATATTGATGCTTTCCTGTAAGCAAGATTATAGTCGTAATGGAAGTAGGCTCCTGAAACTCCAAATGTTAAGCTTCTGATGATGCTTTCAGCTGGTAAAAAAGAATAGGAGACAGCTCCGGAACCGGTGAGTTTTCCTGTACCTGTACTATAAGTGGGGGTGACTGAATAAAGAAACTTCTGATCAAAAAATGATTGATTCTTAAAGTTGAACCCCAATAGGAACTTATCATAGGTATTATTGAAGCGGATCCTAGGACTTATATAGATTTCATTAAATTCCGGGTTAGGAATATCTTTAATAAGCTTTAATTTAATCCTTTTGGCATTTGAAAACAGTCCTTTGGAATATAAGAAGTTGTCCCGATATTGAGCTTCAGGGAAAATATAATCGTTATTCAGTGTAATTTTATAGATATCCAAAGCAGGAATAGTAACTGTTGTCGATTTTTCATTCCCATCTGTTTCTACCCAATATTCTTTTTTTTCCTTTTCTGTCGTTTGAGTTTCTAGTTTAACCGGAATAGGAGAGGTCGTATTTTTAGTGATTTTAATATGCAGTGAATCGTTTTCTTTTTTGAATTTCTGTAATTTGAAATTAACCCTGTTTTTTTGTTTTAAAAAGTCGGCCAGATAGCTGGTTCGGTTATCTTTTTCAGCAAGTTCTTTTAAGAAATCTCTTGCATCGATTGGCTTATCTGTATTTTTAGCAATAAAGGTTTTCACTAAGTCGTCAAAATTCTCATATCCCATTTTATCGGCTGAGTAATTGAATAAGCTTCCCGTTTCAAAGCTACTGATAGCCATGACATTGAAGTTACTTAACACACTGAACTTTTCATCAATTTTCTGATCCAGGTTTTGAGACATGATATATTGGTAGGCTAAACCGTATCGATCGATCAATTTCACATTGGATGCATGAAATAGTTTTAAAGGTTTTATCCCGAAAATTCTAGCCTCAGGTAATTTCCCTAAAAGTTTAGTCTCTCCATAGAATTTTTTCAGGTACTGAATTTCCAGATAAGATTTTATGCCATTATTAAACCAATGATCATCTTGTTTATCTGTAATAATACTTTCGTCAAGAACTTTCTTGGCAATAATTCCAAAATAATCTAAATCAGCTTTTTCAGCATCAGTAAACAGCTGGAATTTAAATCTCCAAAACCTGATATCATTGTTACCAAAAAAATCTTCATTAGCTCTGAATTTATCAGAGATGAACAAGTGGCTTGGAATGGTTCCTATTTTTTCTTTGATAAATTTTAAATGAAGCGGGAGGTAGAATTCAAGATTTTCTTTCTCTTGTGGTGATAAAGGATATCCAAATTGTATCTCGGTTTTGATGTCTTCCGTATTAATAATAATGGAAGGATATTCTCGCAGAGATAATAAAAATTCGGGATCTGAATCTAAATATCCTTTAAATGAGTTGGTCTCGGTTTCAGGCAGATTACTTTTAATAAAGTATTCGGATGGAGTGTCGAATTTTACAGCCCAATGAGTATTGAAACTGATAGATTCCTCGATATCGTGGTAGTTTCTCTTAGAAATATTGTCCGGATCGAAATGATCCGGAACAATAAAGAAATATTTTAAAGCTATATTTTTATCAGATGTTCCATAGCCTGTAAATTTTTTATCAGGAAGCTGCATCTGATAATGCAGTTGAATTCTAGTGCTTTCACCAGGATGAAGTGGTTTATTGAGAGGAATAAACAGGTTTTCTTCTGTTGTATTCTCTACCGGAGTAACCAAATTTCCAGAGCTTTTTACAGTAAGCTGTAAAAGCTGGCCTAATTGTTCAGGTTTTGCAAAGTGTAAATCATTGTTCCTGTCTTCCAGCTTTCTGTAAACTAAAGATGTTCCTCTTTTTTTATAAGCGGACACCCAGTTAAGGAACTTTATGGTGTTTAAATCTTTTGACGAATTATTATAGTATACCAATTCCTGGCTTATTTCCAGCAATTTTTTATCTGAAGATAATTTCGCTTCAATGTATATACTGTCTTTTTGTCCAGAAACCTGTACAATTCCCCAAAATAAAATAAGGCAAATACTAATCTTTCTCAATACTGTGATAAAGTATCAAATATAACTTATTTTATACAGATTTTATAAATTTACTATTAAGCTTTTTTTAAAGAATTGACATAGGCTTTCCAACCTTCATTTTTGTAAGTTATGGCTGCTTCCTGAGGGTTTTCTGATTTATAAATTCCTCTTCCTACAATAATAAAATCGGTATGAAGATTTTTGAAAACATGTTCCGGAGTATTATATTGCTGTCCTTTTCCATCACCTGAATCTGCTAAATTTACTCCAGGAGTAAATAATAAAATTTCTTCAGGAATTGGGTTTTGAGATACCCCACCGATAACATTGGGATGAGATAAAGATACTTTAAGCGCTTCTTCACGGTAGCTGTTGGTGGTTAATGTTCCTTTAGAAGACATGCCTATAATAGCTACAACCCCTACATTTTTAAAACAATCTAAAGATTCAAAACCTCCGATTACCTGTGATGTAACGAAATCTGCCCAATCTGTAATTTTAAAAACACCACTTGTAAACTGTAGTTCCTGAGTATTTCCAATATCAGCAAATTTTCGGTCTTCCATAAGTAAGAACTGGTGTTTAGCAGCTAATTCTTTTAAAGGAGTGATGGTTTTTTCATATTCGAAATCAGAAATGATATCGATGTGAGTTTTTAATGCAACAACGTGTGGACCTACTTTATCAGCGAGCTCCAACAATTCTTTAGTGGTGGTAACGTCTGCCGATGCAATAAGGTTGGATTGTTTGGTGATTGCTAATTCTAATAGTTTCTTAGAAACAGAATGTTGAGCTGATTTTAATTTTTGCTCATAAGAAC from Chryseobacterium piperi encodes:
- a CDS encoding RHS repeat domain-containing protein; protein product: MGNAWNTKPVKFDYGTNTATEVRKYVTTTTFMEGRTNSILKVAANDGNSASGFYKANQLYKNSVKDEDGNETIEFKNGQGQTLLVRKVVGAGQNADTYYIYNEYNQLAFVLPPEGSNAAKSLGVGVQFLDGFLVNHCYQYHYDGKNRLVQKKLPGKEWEHMVYDKADRLVFTQDAVMRPTSKWLFIKYDKLGRVIMTGIVPGGNRVEMQNMIGGNVITENRVTTAFTKSGMPIYYTNDHFPYFETAHSVNYYDTYPPGSPAVTNVFNYQLLTDNPSQDRSTKGLPLASYIKNIEDDAWTRNFTWYNSKGQVMGSRSINHLGGYTILNHQLDFSGTPLRISTYHKRLAGDAERQIHEYFTYDHQNRLLMHRHKVGSNPLEILAQNKYNELSQLESKKVGGVSAAAPLQQVDYQYNIRGWLTHINDPANLGTDLFGYKIKYNQVEGLQTPNVNFSNLKVLPKFNGNIAEVDWKTASSPNDNLRRYGYVYDGLNRLLAGFYQRDTNPSAREYFEKMDYDLNGNIINLKRSANIQSGNTAVLIDDLNYQYIGNRLQSVTDIVQNLDGYPGGGNTISYDLNGNMIKHLDKDIISIKYNHLNLPNDFTVNLENVSQTTKYIYRSDGTKVRKLFRSGGRGGTKIVDYLDGFQYEEGIFFPSHTLYLSPTSEGYYDYQENRYIYQYKDHLGNVRVSYVRDSNTQTLKILDQNDYYPYGMNHLKYENSFSAGINYKNYQYNGKELQEMKMYDYGARFYMQDIGRWGVVDPLAEQMRRHSPYNYAFNNPIRFIDPDGRKVKDWYQNNLTQNIEWHNGSAELDGYTNLTAINNTRVLGVENGQTVQEFNLNPDGSFTADGQLFNNGDSAPTLIGTTITSKPGFDLAKWLSHLGNQGGNFYANLGGAAPQEYNNPFFRGDIDKIVDAGGYFGGMANSLSRGNDWKDLMAYRVDIMALGDLAFSAAGSTNSSSNAVAANPDTLSFYGSQAVGLNIYRGSGDRITGVGVKTQDVYKTNMSRSQKDSMINRVNADGAKYDRKSDSVLRRIMKSR
- a CDS encoding RHS repeat-associated core domain-containing protein, yielding MTDINKDQMTVPNLGGKLFSYRIKYNQKDGVTNPSPSLFAGKDVKPRFNGNIAEVDWRAVESLGANPPITPKRYGYAYDALNRLTAGYYQNPNNPNSRENTESLSYDLNGNITNLYRTSVIENNNTPTVIDNLTYTYSGNQATKIKDDSGNKTGYEGIEGWPIEYDLNGNMKNMRDKQITGIGYNYLSLPNIINIDLGQVTTNIKTKYRADGVKLRKENIRTSTGFAGTDTNTQETDYLDGFQYLKSTSTSSGGGGVSEMILSRAYEPEAFSPIREPENEAGPYETLITADLAVPTLQFIPTAEGFYDYIKNQYIYQYKDHLGNVRISFGRNSAGALELTDANDYYPFGMNHLKTGNAYFGASSYKNYKYNGKELQETGMYDYGARMYMPDIGRWGVVDPLAEASRRLPLLARISRSFPNKVINNL
- a CDS encoding gluzincin family metallopeptidase, which encodes MRKISICLILFWGIVQVSGQKDSIYIEAKLSSDKKLLEISQELVYYNNSSKDLNTIKFLNWVSAYKKRGTSLVYRKLEDRNNDLHFAKPEQLGQLLQLTVKSSGNLVTPVENTTEENLFIPLNKPLHPGESTRIQLHYQMQLPDKKFTGYGTSDKNIALKYFFIVPDHFDPDNISKRNYHDIEESISFNTHWAVKFDTPSEYFIKSNLPETETNSFKGYLDSDPEFLLSLREYPSIIINTEDIKTEIQFGYPLSPQEKENLEFYLPLHLKFIKEKIGTIPSHLFISDKFRANEDFFGNNDIRFWRFKFQLFTDAEKADLDYFGIIAKKVLDESIITDKQDDHWFNNGIKSYLEIQYLKKFYGETKLLGKLPEARIFGIKPLKLFHASNVKLIDRYGLAYQYIMSQNLDQKIDEKFSVLSNFNVMAISSFETGSLFNYSADKMGYENFDDLVKTFIAKNTDKPIDARDFLKELAEKDNRTSYLADFLKQKNRVNFKLQKFKKENDSLHIKITKNTTSPIPVKLETQTTEKEKKEYWVETDGNEKSTTVTIPALDIYKITLNNDYIFPEAQYRDNFLYSKGLFSNAKRIKLKLIKDIPNPEFNEIYISPRIRFNNTYDKFLLGFNFKNQSFFDQKFLYSVTPTYSTGTGKLTGSGAVSYSFLPAESIIRSLTFGVSGAYFHYDYNLAYRKASIFSNISFRKNPRSTVGRGVSISYNYFERDLNPLRIANRDYDKYNLWSIGYGYTDNQMIHEKSLSVSAQGMEDFNKITAEGFYRWEFAPKQKLSLRLFAGYFVRNDTRNNTFDYGISRVSNYSFSYNLLGESANSGFLSQQFILADGGFKSFIPGTVNQWITSFNVDTSVWKIFHVYADAGVYKNKNNPTQFIWDSGIKLRLIPDFVEIFFPIQSSLGFEPGFKDYAKRIRYTLVLNLGSIINAARRGWY
- the pyrF gene encoding orotidine-5'-phosphate decarboxylase, giving the protein MESKKEFFLECYKLGIIKFGRFTLKSGIESPFYVDLRPLASDPKILKNLANYLLEMLPLDNFDLICGVPYAALPMATAMSLESYIPLIIKRKEAKDYGTKKMIEGIYQKGQNCLLVEDVITSGKSLLETIAEVEQEDLKVADIVVVLDREQGGKQLLESKGYRVHTLFNISEVCTILQENGELSDEEVKRIHDFLLGNHIQFEEKIRGSYEQKLKSAQHSVSKKLLELAITKQSNLIASADVTTTKELLELADKVGPHVVALKTHIDIISDFEYEKTITPLKELAAKHQFLLMEDRKFADIGNTQELQFTSGVFKITDWADFVTSQVIGGFESLDCFKNVGVVAIIGMSSKGTLTTNSYREEALKVSLSHPNVIGGVSQNPIPEEILLFTPGVNLADSGDGKGQQYNTPEHVFKNLHTDFIIVGRGIYKSENPQEAAITYKNEGWKAYVNSLKKA